A stretch of Cynocephalus volans isolate mCynVol1 chromosome 9, mCynVol1.pri, whole genome shotgun sequence DNA encodes these proteins:
- the LOC134385582 gene encoding tripartite motif-containing protein 60-like has product MEFATALADLQEESSCPICLDYLNDPVTINCGHNFCHSCLSISWKDLDDTFPCPVCHFCCPHRNFRRNPQLCNLTEIAKLLQVRRSKRKRHEESAVCEKHNKFLTLFCVKDLEVLCTQCSLATKHQNHYICAIKKAACYHRKILEHSIEPLKHNMERVEKVITLQGSKLVELKKKVEYRREEINSEFEQIRLFLQNEQKAILRQIQEEELDILAKINENLVTFSDDVSTLKHLLREIEGKCVKSDLELLRHVKRIHHRYQNLKYPELSSFRLTKYGFSLPPQYSGLDKIIKPFQVDVILDLDTAHPQLMVSEDRKTVRYGRTKQTMCYNRRRFYVCPAILGSQRFTSGRHYWEVEVGNKPKWILGVCQDCLPRNWQNQPSVLGGFWTIGKYIESGYVASGPKRTQLLPGVRPSKIGIFLDYELGEVSFYNMNDRSVLYTFHDHFTDAVWPYFYIGTDSEPLKICSVSDYER; this is encoded by the coding sequence ATGGAGTTTGCGACAGCCCTGGCAGACCTCCAAGAGGAGTCTAGCTGCCCCATCTGTCTGGACTACTTGAATGACCCAGTGACTATCAACTGTGGGCACAACTTCTGTCACTCCTGCCTCAGTATATCCTGGAAGGATCTAGATGATACTTTCCCCTGTCCTGTCTGCCATTTTTGCTGTCCACACAGGAATTTCAGGAGAAACCCCCAGCTCTGTAATTTGACTGAAATTGCTAAGCTACTCCAGGTcagaagaagcaagaggaagaggcaTGAAGAGAGTGCTGTGTGTGAGAAGCACAATAAGTTTCTGACCCTTTTCTGTGTGAAGGACCTCGAGGTTTTATGTACACAGTGCAGTTTAGCCACTAAACACCAGAATCACTACATTTGCGCCATTAAGAAAGCTGCCTGTTATCACAGAAAAATTCTAGAACATAGCATTGAGCCCTTGAAGCATAATATGGAACGAGTTGAAAAAGTGATAACTCTACAGGGCAGCAAATTAGTAGAgctgaaaaagaaagtagaatataggagagaagaaataaattctgaattTGAGCAAATCAGACTCTTTTTACAGAATGAGCAAAAGGCTATTCTTAGGCAGATACAAGAAGAAGAGCTGGAcattttagcaaaaataaatgaaaaccttGTAACATTCTCAGATGATGTTTCCACATTAAAACATCTCCTAAGGGAGATAGAGGGCAAATGTGTGAAGTCAGACCTGGAATTACTCCGGCATGTTAAACGTATCCACCACAGGTATCAAAATCTAAAATACCCTGAACTCTCTTCATTCAGGTTAACAAAATATGGTTTCAGTCTTCCACCACAATATTCTGGCTTGGACAAAATTATCAAGCCATTTCAAGTAGATGTGATTCTAGATCTTGACACAGCACATCCTCAACTTATGGTTTCTGAAGATAGAAAAACTGTGCGATATGGAAGAACGAAACAAACCATGTGTTATAACAGAAGGAGATTTTATGTCTGCCCTGCTATCTTGGGTTCTCAGAGATTTACTTCTGGCAGACATTACTGGGAGGTAGAAGTGGGAAACAAGCCTAAGTGGATATTGGGCGTGTGTCAAGACTGTCTTCCTAGGAACTGGCAGAATCAGCCATCAGTTCTCGGTGGATTCTGGACAATTGGGAAATACATTGAAAGTGGTTATGTTGCATCAGGTCCTAAGAGAACCCAGCTTCTGCCAGGAGTGAGACCCAGCAAGATTGGCATTTTTCTGGACTATGAGTTGGGTGAGGTTTCCTTCTATAATATGAATGATAGATCTGTTCTCTATACTTTTCATGATCATTTTACAGATGCCGTTTGGCCTTATTTCTATATTGGAACAGATTCTGAACCTCTTAAAATCTGTTCAGTATCAGATTATGAAAGATAA